ATGGATTAAGAAAGCCCATTTACGGAGTGCTGTTTTGGTCGGTAACCGTGGTTGACTGTCCACGCGAAATGAAAAACGTAAGAATGGCCGTAGGATCCAACTCGGCATCGATGTGGTGGCTCAACGGCAAGGAAGCCGTGCTACTTTCGGGAGACCGGCGTATGGTTATGGACGATTGCGTATCGCCCCGCCTCACACTGAACAAAGGAAGAAATATCATTCGTGGAGCCGTAATCAATGGTCCGGGAATGAGCGATTTCTGTGTTCGCTTCCTGGATGAAAACGGAAAGCCGATCAAAGATCTCTCCATTAGCTGCGAATAAAATCAGGTTAGTCCTTCCATCAAATCAGAATGTGGGACGACTGGTAGAAAAACAAATTGACCTTAAAAAACAAATTATACTCAGATGAACTTTAAAACTAAAATAATGGGCATAACAGCCCTGCTATCGTTACTGTTAGCCGGAACTTTGAACGCACAAACCGGGAAACCATTCATACATGATCCATCAACCATCATGGAGTGTGACGGGAAGTATTACACATTTGGTACAGGTAGCGGCGGATTAATATCCGAAGACGGTTGGACCTGGAACGGTGGTGCCATACGCCCAGGTGGAGGTGCAGCTCCGGATGTGATAAAAATCGGCGATCGATACCTTATTGCTTATGGCTCAACCGGTGGCGGACTGGGTGGCGGACACGATGGTAAAATAAATACCATGTGGAATAAAACTCTTGACCCTAAATCGCCAGATTTTAAGTTCACTGAACCCGTTGTAGTGGCTTCATCTGCCAATATGGAAGATAACGATGCCATTGATCCGGGACTTCTGCTCGATCCTACTGACGGCCGTTTGTGGTTGTCATACGGCACCTATTTCGGGTTTATTCGTCTTGTAGAGCTCGATCCGAAAACCGGGAAACGGGTAGAAGGTAACAAAGCCATCAATATTGCCATCGACTGCGAAGCTACCGATTTGATGTACCGCGATGGCTGGTATTACCTGTTAGGTACACACGGAACCTGCTGTGACGGTCCGAATTCAACCTATAATATCGTTGTCGGTCGTTCCAGAAAAGTTACAGGCCCTTACCTCGACAATATGGGACGCGATATGCTGGAAGGTGGCGGTAAAATGGTGATTGCTGCCGGAGGAAGAGTAACCGGACCGGGACATTTCGGTCGTTGGATACTGGGTGATGGTGTAGAAAAACTGTCGTGCCACTTCGAAGCCGATTTGGATCAGGGCGGCCGTAGCGTATTAGGCATTCGCCCACTGTTATGGAAAAACGGATGGCCTGTTGCCGGAGACAACTTCAAAGAAGGCACTTACGAAATTGAATCGGAAAGAAGGGGATATGCTTTGGAACTGGTAGTGGACTTTACAAGAATGCCGGGTGGCATGCGTGGATTCGGTCACAACACTGACGAACCGATCAAACCCGTTGCGTCGCAGGAGTTGGCCGATGTGATTAAAACCTGGCCGACCGGAAATATTAGTGTGAGAATCGGAGACTACATGTTCCGCCCTCATCAGAAATGGACAATCACAGCAGTTCCCTATGCAGGTGGATGCCCCGGAGGACCTTACTACAAAATAGTAATCGCAGGCACTGACCGTGCGTTGGCTGCAACTGCAGATGCAGAAGTAATAACGGTACCAACATTTACCGGTGCACCCGAACAATTGTGGCGCATCGATCAACTGACCGATGGAACTTACAGGATTATGCCTAAAATAGTTCCTAATTCGAAAGGACAACTGGCTTTGATTTCCTCGGGGGACAGCACACCCACTCTTGGCAAATTTGATATGAATAGCGACAATTCCAAATGGAATTTCAAAGCTCACTAAATGATTCCTTGTGAAATGCTTGTGTTGTTGACAACACAGGCATAAAATATATCAATTCCACCTTACAATAATGAAACAATTTGATAAAGCAAAGGTCAGAAAGAGCTATTCTTTCTGACCTTTGCTTTATCATATCTTTATCGGAAATTATTCCGACACTTCGATTTTCAGAATCTTATCGCCCCGACGAATCAGGTCAATCACTTCCAAACCTTCCACTACCTTACCAAAGCAAGTGTGTTGACGGTCCAGATGAGAAGTATTTGTGCGCGAATGGCAGATGAAGAACTGCGAACCACCGGTATTGCGTCCGGCATGTGCCATGGACAATACGCCTCTGTCGTGGTACTGGTTGCCACCTTTCAGCTCACAAGGGATAGAATAACCGGGGCCACCTGCTCCTGTACCGTCAGGACATCCGCCCTGAATCACAAAATCAGGAATTACACGGTGGAAAGTCAACCCATCGTAAAATCCTTCTTTAGCCAGCTTGATAAAGTTAGCTACGGTTTTAGGAGCATCCTGCTCGTAAAACTCAACCAGCATCTCGCCTTTTTCGGTAATAATCTTAGCCGTTTTCATAAGTACGTATCTATTTATAATTGTTTCTATAGTTATATCAGTACAAAGGTCGTGATGTTTTGCATCATTCTCAAATCCTGACCTGGTTATTCATTTTATTTAATCACAAAAGAGATAATGTTACATTTTGGGAAGAATACTGAAGCGTAAACGGCAAGAAAAAGATTTTTGAATGTTTCCGGTTAGAGCGCATAATTCATAATCATGAGGTTCCCAGTTCAATCCCGGGTCGCACTACTCAAAAAAGCACTTACCACCAATCTTGTAAGTGCTTTTTAATTCTCACTAAATTTTTCTCAATTGCAAAGGAATTGATGGCGCGATAGTTCAGTTGGTAAGAGCGCATGATTCATAATCATGAGGTCGTAAGTTTAATAATTTATCCCCCTATAAACAAAGAGCACTTATCCGGATTAGGTAAGTGCTCTTTCGCTTTTCTACTAATTATTCAGCATAAGCCTCATGATAAACCAGATTGGTCAGGCTGATGATATACTGTTTCGGATTGGTATTGATATACCTTACACTGTATTTCATCGGGTACCAACCTTCGCTTTGGAATGCAGCCGGTTGCCTGATTTCGATGGTTTCGTTCGGTTGAGTCAGCAAATAATCCCGTGTAATCATCGGTTCGTAGAAGATGAAACGTCCGTCATAACTACCAAAGATAAAGGTTTTGGTAAATGTCCCCCCATTGAATTCCGGAGCAAGCAAATCGACCCAGTGAGCTCCCATTTGCGGTACTCCTCCCGGAATCTTCCAATACATCGGCGGGCAGAAGATTGAGTCAGGTACGTGGGC
The Parabacteroides sp. FAFU027 DNA segment above includes these coding regions:
- a CDS encoding acetylxylan esterase is translated as MNGTTQSDTTRSISAYFTPATTTKKAPDAKGFIRRWLLLEPINKPNRSNAVFTDSYLRTAFSTEYFPNQFTALPKDGDKVKVGEQELAWHALDSKNFNVKLFRFAYGLRKPIYGVLFWSVTVVDCPREMKNVRMAVGSNSASMWWLNGKEAVLLSGDRRMVMDDCVSPRLTLNKGRNIIRGAVINGPGMSDFCVRFLDENGKPIKDLSISCE
- a CDS encoding peptidylprolyl isomerase, with the protein product MKTAKIITEKGEMLVEFYEQDAPKTVANFIKLAKEGFYDGLTFHRVIPDFVIQGGCPDGTGAGGPGYSIPCELKGGNQYHDRGVLSMAHAGRNTGGSQFFICHSRTNTSHLDRQHTCFGKVVEGLEVIDLIRRGDKILKIEVSE
- a CDS encoding family 43 glycosylhydrolase, coding for MNFKTKIMGITALLSLLLAGTLNAQTGKPFIHDPSTIMECDGKYYTFGTGSGGLISEDGWTWNGGAIRPGGGAAPDVIKIGDRYLIAYGSTGGGLGGGHDGKINTMWNKTLDPKSPDFKFTEPVVVASSANMEDNDAIDPGLLLDPTDGRLWLSYGTYFGFIRLVELDPKTGKRVEGNKAINIAIDCEATDLMYRDGWYYLLGTHGTCCDGPNSTYNIVVGRSRKVTGPYLDNMGRDMLEGGGKMVIAAGGRVTGPGHFGRWILGDGVEKLSCHFEADLDQGGRSVLGIRPLLWKNGWPVAGDNFKEGTYEIESERRGYALELVVDFTRMPGGMRGFGHNTDEPIKPVASQELADVIKTWPTGNISVRIGDYMFRPHQKWTITAVPYAGGCPGGPYYKIVIAGTDRALAATADAEVITVPTFTGAPEQLWRIDQLTDGTYRIMPKIVPNSKGQLALISSGDSTPTLGKFDMNSDNSKWNFKAH